A single genomic interval of Streptomyces graminofaciens harbors:
- a CDS encoding VOC family protein, whose product MEFPFGQPTDAVVQVAYAVPDLTAGMRWWTEHLGVGPWFVNHRIGGEGSTYRGAPGRAEFTLALAFSGHMMIELIQTLDDEPSIYKDARERHGYGFHHVAKIVPDVRAEVERREASGAVVRFHDVAPGGEVFFLDGGEDAPAMIELVQDNEITRQLFTSVWRASVDWDGSRPVRDFAELLPA is encoded by the coding sequence GTGGAGTTCCCCTTCGGCCAGCCGACCGATGCCGTCGTCCAGGTCGCGTACGCCGTCCCCGACCTCACCGCCGGAATGCGCTGGTGGACCGAACACCTCGGCGTCGGCCCCTGGTTCGTGAACCACAGGATCGGCGGCGAGGGCTCCACCTACCGTGGTGCGCCGGGCAGGGCCGAGTTCACCCTGGCACTCGCCTTCTCGGGGCACATGATGATCGAGCTGATCCAGACCCTGGACGACGAGCCGTCCATCTACAAGGACGCCCGCGAACGCCACGGCTACGGCTTCCACCATGTCGCCAAGATCGTGCCGGACGTCAGGGCGGAGGTCGAACGCCGCGAGGCGAGCGGGGCGGTGGTGCGTTTCCACGATGTGGCACCGGGGGGTGAGGTCTTCTTCCTGGACGGCGGCGAAGACGCCCCGGCGATGATCGAGCTGGTTCAGGACAACGAGATCACCCGGCAGTTGTTCACATCCGTCTGGCGGGCATCGGTCGACTGGGACGGGTCGCGACCTGTCAGGGACTTCGCGGAGTTGCTACCGGCCTGA
- a CDS encoding Rieske 2Fe-2S domain-containing protein: MTTTSELDTGTGYGRPKPSYNARLREVGPGTPMGEALRRYWHPIASSETLVAGALPHKTRVLGEDLVVFRDGQGNPGVVIERCTHRGASLFYGRVEDDGIRCCYHGWKFDVQGRCVEQACEPALGRRRDAARQPWYPVAERYGLVFVYMGPPELKPELPRYDALENPAEDERYFASWPVPHAAVLGMPADFSWLNIYENSADPTHVTWLHSTHSGYQMLGTGTFGYPENFFDPATIAERLTYERTDHGVKYTQRFEVEGENGEVTEYGFAVEQHLPNVFGLPDYVKVTPDARPDQLLWVVPSDDTSHRLFFSIRTNDPERMVRFVIGITQNGKQNHELTDEERQLFPGDTEAQGSQGTITLDSEETLATGDRGVVMLRRMLLTMADDVEAGRDPINIIRDASEVHHTQSGLFTIGKRPAGDSTDATATATAGN; encoded by the coding sequence ATGACCACCACCTCAGAGCTCGACACCGGCACGGGCTACGGCCGCCCGAAGCCCTCGTACAACGCCCGCCTGCGCGAGGTCGGGCCCGGTACGCCCATGGGCGAGGCTCTGCGCCGCTACTGGCACCCGATCGCCAGCTCGGAGACGCTCGTCGCCGGCGCCCTGCCGCACAAGACCCGCGTCCTGGGCGAGGACCTGGTCGTGTTCCGGGACGGGCAGGGCAACCCCGGCGTCGTGATCGAGCGCTGCACCCACCGCGGTGCCAGCCTCTTCTACGGCCGGGTCGAGGACGACGGGATCCGCTGCTGTTACCACGGCTGGAAGTTCGACGTGCAGGGCCGCTGTGTCGAGCAGGCCTGCGAGCCGGCCCTGGGACGCAGGCGCGATGCCGCCCGTCAGCCCTGGTACCCCGTCGCGGAGCGCTACGGCCTGGTCTTCGTCTACATGGGCCCGCCCGAGCTCAAGCCCGAACTCCCCCGCTACGACGCCCTGGAGAACCCCGCCGAGGACGAGCGGTACTTCGCCAGCTGGCCGGTCCCCCACGCTGCGGTCCTCGGCATGCCGGCCGACTTCAGCTGGCTCAACATCTACGAGAACTCCGCCGACCCGACCCACGTCACCTGGCTGCACTCCACGCACAGCGGCTACCAGATGCTCGGCACCGGCACCTTCGGCTACCCCGAGAACTTCTTCGACCCCGCCACCATCGCCGAGCGCCTGACCTACGAGCGCACCGACCACGGCGTGAAGTACACCCAGCGATTCGAAGTCGAGGGCGAGAACGGCGAGGTCACCGAGTACGGCTTCGCCGTCGAGCAGCACCTGCCCAACGTCTTCGGCCTGCCCGACTACGTGAAGGTCACCCCCGACGCCCGCCCGGACCAACTGCTGTGGGTCGTGCCCTCCGACGACACCAGCCACCGGCTCTTCTTCTCCATCCGCACCAACGACCCCGAGCGCATGGTCCGCTTCGTTATCGGCATCACACAGAACGGCAAGCAGAACCACGAACTGACCGACGAGGAACGCCAACTGTTCCCCGGCGACACCGAGGCCCAGGGCTCCCAGGGAACGATCACCCTCGACTCCGAGGAGACCCTGGCCACCGGCGACCGCGGCGTCGTCATGCTGCGCCGCATGCTCCTGACGATGGCCGACGACGTCGAGGCCGGGCGCGACCCGATCAACATCATCCGCGACGCTTCCGAGGTCCATCACACCCAGTCCGGTCTGTTCACCATCGGCAAACGACCGGCGGGTGACAGCACCGACGCCACGGCCACGGCCACTGCCGGAAACTGA
- a CDS encoding FKBP-type peptidyl-prolyl cis-trans isomerase: MYRATVLAAFSSLAVPLLLSGCSVGGDSPDVNRVPTPSVATTAPSDTAGGDKGTESVPDPVRYAAPMPSVSGPVGGKAEIRLPSGRPSGKFVVSTVVKGTGAVVRRTDWVTVRYSAENWTARKSVPGAYQLTQAGSGKLLPAFEEALIGRRVGSRVLVVAPPAAAFGGRGSSTLGVGAGATVVFAIDIVADTPAATVLTGPHTAPPAGMPQVRVKGKAAPTITPVKGASAPRKLRRAVIFPGDGPTVRAGQAVLAQVTYAGWKDGKVYESTLQHGGATAFRVGENKVIKAMDLGIVGQRVGSRVELAVPPDMVNGGHTWRHAPPGTPLVFVIDILHAVKCKLP, encoded by the coding sequence ATGTACCGAGCTACCGTACTCGCGGCCTTCTCGTCCCTGGCTGTACCGCTGTTGCTCTCCGGGTGCAGCGTGGGCGGCGATTCCCCGGACGTCAACCGCGTGCCCACCCCCAGCGTCGCGACCACCGCCCCTTCCGACACGGCTGGAGGTGACAAGGGCACGGAGAGCGTGCCCGATCCGGTTCGTTACGCCGCCCCCATGCCTTCCGTCTCCGGCCCGGTGGGTGGCAAGGCGGAGATACGTCTTCCATCCGGCCGGCCCAGTGGCAAGTTCGTCGTCTCCACCGTGGTGAAGGGCACGGGAGCCGTGGTGCGGCGGACGGACTGGGTGACCGTTCGCTACAGCGCCGAGAACTGGACAGCGCGCAAGTCCGTGCCCGGTGCTTATCAACTGACCCAAGCGGGTTCCGGAAAGCTGTTGCCCGCCTTCGAGGAGGCGCTGATCGGCCGCAGGGTCGGGAGTCGGGTGCTGGTGGTGGCACCGCCCGCCGCGGCGTTCGGCGGCAGGGGCAGCTCGACCTTGGGGGTCGGAGCGGGCGCCACCGTGGTCTTCGCCATCGACATCGTCGCCGACACACCTGCCGCCACCGTGCTCACTGGCCCGCACACCGCTCCGCCAGCCGGCATGCCGCAGGTCCGCGTAAAGGGCAAGGCCGCCCCGACCATCACGCCGGTCAAGGGTGCATCGGCCCCGAGGAAACTGCGCCGCGCGGTCATCTTTCCAGGCGACGGACCGACCGTCCGAGCAGGCCAAGCCGTCCTCGCCCAAGTCACCTATGCCGGCTGGAAGGACGGCAAGGTGTACGAGTCCACCTTGCAGCATGGCGGTGCGACAGCTTTCCGTGTCGGCGAGAACAAGGTCATCAAGGCCATGGACCTGGGGATAGTCGGTCAGCGGGTGGGCAGCCGTGTCGAACTGGCGGTACCGCCCGACATGGTCAACGGCGGACACACATGGCGTCACGCCCCGCCCGGTACGCCGCTGGTCTTCGTCATCGACATCCTGCACGCGGTGAAGTGCAAGCTGCCGTGA
- a CDS encoding nuclear transport factor 2 family protein, whose amino-acid sequence MTTSPTSPTSPTSPTSPTSPTSPTTIEAIEQAEAAWLVALVEGEKAMTALMLDDSHVVHGPVGKIDGPETFAHFASTRRRTVFAKAEGLAVTVRGNTAITTCLQEMHIVFDENLPPFPVQEAVTRVWEETAEGWRLAHMHQAKRMPPA is encoded by the coding sequence GTGACCACATCCCCCACGTCCCCCACGTCCCCCACGTCCCCCACGTCCCCCACGTCCCCCACGTCCCCCACGACCATCGAAGCGATCGAACAGGCGGAAGCCGCATGGCTCGTCGCTCTCGTCGAGGGTGAGAAGGCGATGACCGCCCTCATGCTCGACGACAGCCACGTCGTCCACGGACCGGTCGGGAAGATCGACGGCCCGGAGACCTTCGCCCACTTCGCCTCGACCCGCCGCCGCACCGTCTTCGCCAAGGCCGAGGGTCTCGCCGTCACTGTGCGCGGCAACACCGCGATCACCACGTGTCTCCAGGAGATGCACATCGTCTTCGACGAGAACCTCCCGCCGTTCCCGGTCCAGGAGGCCGTGACGCGTGTGTGGGAGGAGACTGCCGAGGGCTGGCGTCTGGCGCACATGCACCAGGCCAAGCGCATGCCGCCGGCCTGA
- a CDS encoding TetR/AcrR family transcriptional regulator, with the protein MTTEPSLDLPPAQQARSRRTQQRILDAGTALLEEGGTEALTIAAVAARAGVSVGSVYRRFGGKDRLIAGLQHAMIDEFRADIIRRFAPLRTDPATMVASAVAGLTETFEAHERLMRVFITAGTIDPAVAQVGSAASIDAGHVFKRFLEPVVAMIDAPEPELRLDVAFRLVYAACMNRVLHGERFESERPLTWRQLTDELVNAVCLYLLGTSPH; encoded by the coding sequence GTGACTACCGAACCGTCGCTCGATCTGCCGCCGGCACAGCAGGCGCGCAGTCGGCGGACCCAGCAGCGGATCCTGGACGCGGGAACCGCCCTCCTCGAGGAGGGCGGCACCGAAGCGCTCACCATTGCGGCCGTCGCCGCCCGGGCGGGCGTCTCCGTGGGCAGTGTCTACCGGCGCTTCGGCGGCAAAGACCGCCTGATCGCGGGGCTGCAACACGCCATGATCGACGAGTTCCGCGCCGACATCATCCGCCGCTTCGCTCCGCTGCGCACCGATCCGGCCACGATGGTCGCCTCGGCGGTCGCCGGTCTCACCGAGACCTTCGAGGCGCACGAACGTCTGATGCGGGTCTTCATCACCGCGGGCACCATCGATCCCGCGGTGGCCCAGGTGGGATCCGCGGCCAGCATCGACGCCGGCCATGTCTTCAAGCGATTCCTGGAGCCGGTCGTGGCGATGATCGACGCGCCGGAGCCTGAGCTGCGGCTGGACGTCGCCTTCCGTCTGGTGTACGCGGCCTGCATGAACCGCGTACTGCACGGCGAACGCTTCGAGTCCGAACGGCCGCTGACATGGCGTCAGCTCACCGATGAACTGGTCAACGCCGTCTGCCTGTACCTGCTCGGCACGTCGCCACACTGA
- a CDS encoding aldehyde dehydrogenase: protein MSATEIEAPTSGAVRTSDLLIAGEHVAARDGRYFETVEALTGEPIARVAAASAEDVNLAVDAAAAALPEWSGLAPAARRAVLERAAVLLGERTDEIVATMSREMGATLPWCGFNVHVAKGMLVEAAAQAYAAVGEVIPSDVPGLTALAVRQPVGVVVGIAPWNAPLILGVRAIVWPLVWGNTVVLKSSEQTPLTQAAIVQVLHDAGVPAGAVNLISNAPEDGPAVVEALIAHPAVTRVNFTGSSRVGRIIGELGGRHLTRVVLELGGKAPFLVLPDADLEEAAAAASFGAFMNQGEICMSTERVIVDRTVADELSSRLAERAAKLVVGPPSDPTSQIGPLVHAGARDHVVALIEDARAKGAQVLTGGTHDGLFVKPTVLRGVTPDMRIYTEETFGPVVSIIEVDSTDEAVAVANDTEYGLSAAVFGKDAAAALDVARRIRSGICHINGATVHDEPQMPFGGVGASGWGRFGSRAALEEFTELRWITLQSGSRHYPI, encoded by the coding sequence ATGTCAGCTACTGAGATCGAGGCACCCACGTCCGGCGCGGTCCGGACCAGCGACCTCCTCATCGCGGGCGAGCACGTCGCGGCCAGGGACGGCCGCTACTTCGAGACCGTCGAGGCCCTGACCGGTGAACCGATCGCACGGGTCGCGGCTGCCTCAGCCGAGGACGTCAACCTCGCGGTGGACGCCGCGGCGGCGGCGCTGCCCGAGTGGTCGGGCCTCGCGCCGGCCGCACGGCGGGCGGTCCTGGAACGCGCGGCCGTGCTGCTCGGTGAGCGCACCGACGAGATCGTCGCCACGATGAGCCGCGAGATGGGCGCCACCCTCCCGTGGTGCGGCTTCAACGTGCACGTCGCCAAGGGCATGCTCGTCGAGGCCGCCGCCCAGGCCTACGCGGCCGTCGGCGAGGTCATCCCCTCGGACGTGCCCGGCCTCACCGCCCTCGCCGTGCGCCAGCCGGTCGGCGTCGTCGTCGGCATCGCGCCCTGGAACGCGCCGCTCATCCTCGGCGTGCGCGCCATCGTATGGCCGCTGGTGTGGGGCAACACCGTGGTGCTGAAGTCGTCCGAGCAGACCCCGCTCACCCAGGCCGCCATCGTCCAGGTCCTGCACGACGCCGGCGTGCCCGCCGGAGCGGTCAACCTCATCAGCAACGCCCCCGAGGACGGCCCGGCCGTCGTCGAGGCCCTCATCGCCCACCCGGCCGTGACCCGCGTCAACTTCACCGGATCCAGCAGGGTCGGCCGCATCATCGGCGAACTCGGCGGCCGCCACCTGACCCGCGTCGTCCTCGAACTCGGCGGCAAGGCACCCTTCCTGGTCCTCCCCGACGCGGACCTGGAGGAGGCCGCCGCGGCAGCGAGCTTCGGCGCCTTCATGAACCAGGGCGAGATCTGCATGTCCACCGAGCGCGTCATCGTCGACCGGACCGTCGCCGACGAACTCTCCTCCCGCCTCGCCGAGCGCGCCGCCAAGCTCGTCGTCGGCCCCCCGAGCGACCCCACCTCGCAGATCGGTCCGCTGGTCCACGCGGGCGCCCGTGACCATGTGGTGGCGCTGATCGAGGACGCCCGTGCCAAGGGTGCGCAGGTCCTGACCGGCGGCACCCACGACGGCCTGTTCGTGAAGCCCACCGTGCTACGTGGTGTCACACCGGACATGCGCATCTACACCGAGGAGACCTTCGGCCCGGTGGTCTCGATCATCGAGGTCGACTCCACCGACGAGGCCGTCGCGGTCGCCAACGACACCGAGTACGGACTCTCCGCCGCCGTCTTCGGCAAGGACGCCGCCGCAGCGCTGGACGTGGCCCGCCGCATCAGGTCCGGTATCTGCCACATCAACGGCGCCACCGTGCACGACGAACCCCAGATGCCCTTCGGCGGCGTCGGCGCCAGCGGCTGGGGCCGCTTCGGCTCCCGCGCCGCACTGGAGGAATTCACCGAACTGCGCTGGATCACCCTCCAGTCCGGATCCCGCCACTACCCCATCTGA
- a CDS encoding maleylacetate reductase, with amino-acid sequence MRFTHQTLAQRVVFAAGGSPAAVAAEVEALGGTRAMLIASDREKELADPIAKEIPVVLRHEEVVMHVPVEVAGRALRAASDTDADILVSVGGGSTTGLAKAVALTTGLPIVAVPTTYAGSEATNVWGLTEGETKTTGVDDKVLPASVVYDAGLLTTLPGRMTVASGLNAMAHCVDSMWGPRTDPIDRALAQEGIRALATGLPAVAGDSTSVQGIEQTLYGAYLAAVSFASAGSGMHHKICHVLGGMFNLPHAQTHAVVLPHVLAFNAPHAPEAERRVARAFGTDTANAGLAALCEALDAPRSLRDYGMPEDGIAKALGPIMKAIPANNPTPVTYANLTLLLQAAWVGEPVS; translated from the coding sequence ATGCGGTTCACCCACCAGACCCTTGCGCAACGGGTGGTGTTCGCCGCGGGTGGATCCCCTGCCGCCGTGGCGGCGGAGGTCGAGGCACTCGGCGGTACCAGGGCCATGCTGATCGCCTCGGACCGCGAGAAGGAACTGGCCGACCCCATCGCCAAGGAGATCCCCGTCGTACTGCGCCACGAGGAAGTCGTGATGCACGTACCGGTCGAGGTCGCCGGGCGGGCCCTTCGGGCGGCCTCCGACACGGACGCGGACATCCTGGTCAGCGTCGGGGGCGGCTCGACCACGGGCCTGGCCAAGGCGGTGGCGCTGACCACCGGACTGCCGATCGTGGCCGTACCCACCACCTACGCCGGCTCCGAGGCGACCAACGTCTGGGGACTGACCGAGGGCGAGACCAAGACCACCGGCGTGGACGACAAGGTACTGCCCGCGTCGGTCGTCTACGACGCAGGCCTCCTGACCACGCTGCCCGGCCGGATGACCGTGGCCAGCGGCCTGAACGCGATGGCGCACTGCGTGGACTCGATGTGGGGCCCGCGTACCGACCCGATCGACCGGGCGCTGGCGCAGGAGGGCATCCGCGCACTGGCGACAGGCCTGCCGGCGGTGGCTGGCGATTCGACGAGCGTCCAGGGCATCGAGCAGACTCTGTACGGCGCCTACCTCGCCGCCGTCTCCTTCGCCTCGGCCGGCTCCGGCATGCATCACAAGATCTGCCATGTCCTCGGCGGCATGTTCAACCTCCCGCACGCCCAGACCCACGCGGTCGTACTGCCCCACGTGCTGGCCTTCAACGCCCCGCACGCGCCCGAGGCCGAGAGGCGGGTCGCCCGTGCCTTCGGCACCGACACGGCGAACGCCGGCCTGGCCGCCCTGTGCGAGGCACTGGACGCGCCGCGCTCCCTGCGCGACTACGGCATGCCCGAGGACGGTATCGCCAAGGCGCTGGGGCCGATCATGAAGGCGATCCCGGCCAACAACCCCACCCCCGTCACCTACGCGAACCTGACCCTGCTGCTGCAAGCGGCGTGGGTCGGCGAACCCGTCAGCTGA
- a CDS encoding GlcG/HbpS family heme-binding protein, with protein MREPLSYEIAHGAALAALEAGRAEGHSVCAVVVNRSGVTKVLLSDDGVGLLGMETARRKAYTSAVSGVPTAKFAAFAASPQMQVAPPHLVDSNLLPVAGGVPIVTADGEVIGAIGVGGADDTTDDRIAQQARDAVAKAVA; from the coding sequence ATGCGAGAGCCGCTCAGCTACGAGATCGCCCACGGCGCCGCACTCGCCGCTCTGGAAGCGGGAAGGGCCGAGGGACACAGCGTGTGCGCGGTCGTGGTCAACCGAAGCGGCGTCACCAAGGTCCTGCTCAGCGACGACGGCGTCGGCCTTCTCGGCATGGAGACCGCGCGACGCAAGGCCTACACCTCGGCCGTGAGCGGCGTCCCCACGGCCAAGTTCGCGGCCTTCGCCGCCTCCCCGCAGATGCAGGTGGCGCCTCCCCACCTGGTTGACTCCAACCTTCTACCGGTCGCCGGCGGCGTGCCGATCGTCACGGCCGACGGGGAGGTCATCGGCGCCATCGGCGTGGGCGGGGCCGACGACACCACGGACGACCGCATCGCGCAGCAGGCCCGGGACGCCGTCGCGAAGGCTGTCGCCTAG
- a CDS encoding ISAzo13-like element transposase-related protein, with product MAITDEMLSQLRHRFTVLLPHLNERQRRLAVAAEARLLGHGGVRAADRAAAVSETTVRRGIVELESGVGPLPGGRIRAEGGGRKLVEELDPGLVNALMALVEPDERGDPESPLRWTTKSLRHLAEELARQGHPVSAPTVGRLLKRAGFSLQGNAKTLEGTQHPDRDAQFRAAAGPNGADLWWSGKHRHHGGNVQVIAAPDGWPLWVSPVRPGREHDTTCARAHGLVDALNRLAATLGIPTLTDLGYENIGDGFRHPVKKPKGGELTEPDRTFNAVIRSVHGMAERANALLKVTFKALRRVSLDPAAITRIARAALVLLHIEHGRTA from the coding sequence ATGGCGATCACGGACGAGATGCTGTCCCAACTCCGCCACCGTTTCACGGTGTTGCTGCCGCATCTGAACGAGCGGCAGCGGCGTCTGGCGGTGGCGGCCGAGGCGAGGCTGCTCGGACACGGCGGGGTGCGCGCTGCCGACCGGGCGGCAGCCGTGAGCGAGACCACCGTGCGCCGGGGGATCGTAGAACTGGAGTCCGGTGTCGGGCCGCTGCCCGGCGGACGCATCCGCGCCGAGGGTGGGGGCCGCAAACTCGTCGAGGAGCTCGATCCCGGCCTGGTGAACGCGCTGATGGCACTGGTCGAGCCTGATGAGCGCGGTGATCCGGAATCCCCGCTGCGCTGGACGACGAAGTCGCTGCGCCACTTGGCCGAGGAACTGGCCCGGCAGGGCCACCCGGTCTCCGCGCCGACGGTGGGACGGCTGCTCAAACGGGCCGGTTTCAGCCTGCAGGGCAACGCCAAGACCCTCGAAGGCACCCAACACCCCGACCGCGACGCCCAGTTCCGGGCCGCCGCCGGCCCCAACGGCGCGGACCTGTGGTGGTCCGGGAAACACCGGCACCACGGCGGGAACGTACAGGTCATCGCGGCCCCGGACGGCTGGCCGCTGTGGGTGTCGCCGGTCCGCCCGGGCCGCGAGCACGACACCACCTGCGCCCGGGCCCACGGCCTGGTCGACGCCCTCAACCGGCTCGCCGCCACCCTGGGCATCCCCACTCTGACCGACCTCGGCTACGAGAACATCGGCGATGGGTTCCGCCACCCGGTCAAGAAGCCCAAGGGCGGCGAACTCACCGAGCCGGACCGGACGTTCAACGCGGTGATCCGCAGCGTGCACGGCATGGCGGAGCGTGCGAACGCCCTGCTGAAGGTCACCTTCAAGGCCCTGCGGCGGGTCAGCCTCGACCCAGCAGCCATCACCCGCATCGCCCGGGCCGCCCTCGTCCTGCTCCACATCGAACACGGCCGCACCGCCTGA
- a CDS encoding PDR/VanB family oxidoreductase encodes MNNDWLDTIVAARHDATARIAVLDLVSPDDADLPEFAAGAHVDVLVDDAAGLVRQYSLCGPPHDLTHYRLAVLAETASRGGSLGMHRLREGDRLRISRPRNRFGVSDQAHRHLLVAGGIGVTPLLAMAHALQITDCDYELHYCARSRADAAFLDELERDPRVRLHFDDGPDDQRFSIAADLGPPSPDTAVYVCGPGGFMDFVISSAQEAGWPAEAIRKERFAPVQDAEVHTAGGTFTVRLAKSGGEFEVKEGESVLDVLLAGGVEAPYSCQQGICGECIVRVLAGEPDHRDDILTDRERADGMFTTCSSRALSPTLELDL; translated from the coding sequence ATGAACAACGACTGGCTCGACACCATCGTGGCCGCCCGGCACGACGCGACGGCCCGGATCGCGGTCCTCGATCTGGTCAGCCCCGACGACGCCGACCTCCCGGAGTTCGCCGCCGGCGCCCATGTCGACGTACTCGTGGACGACGCCGCCGGACTGGTCCGCCAGTACTCCCTGTGCGGGCCGCCGCACGACCTCACCCACTACCGGCTGGCCGTGCTGGCCGAGACGGCGTCACGCGGCGGCTCACTGGGAATGCACCGCCTGCGCGAGGGCGACCGGCTGCGGATCTCGCGTCCGCGCAACAGGTTCGGGGTCTCGGACCAGGCACATCGCCATCTGCTGGTGGCCGGCGGCATCGGCGTCACCCCCCTGCTGGCCATGGCACACGCGCTCCAGATCACGGACTGCGACTACGAGTTGCACTACTGCGCCCGAAGCCGCGCGGACGCGGCCTTCCTCGACGAGCTGGAACGCGACCCCCGTGTCCGGCTCCACTTCGACGACGGCCCGGACGACCAGCGGTTCAGCATCGCCGCCGACCTCGGACCGCCCTCCCCCGACACCGCGGTCTACGTCTGCGGCCCCGGCGGCTTCATGGACTTCGTGATCTCCTCCGCGCAGGAAGCGGGATGGCCCGCCGAAGCGATCCGCAAGGAGCGCTTCGCACCCGTGCAGGACGCCGAAGTACACACGGCCGGCGGGACCTTCACCGTGCGGCTCGCCAAGTCCGGGGGCGAGTTCGAGGTCAAGGAAGGCGAGAGCGTCCTCGACGTCCTGCTCGCGGGCGGCGTCGAAGCCCCCTACTCCTGCCAGCAGGGCATCTGCGGCGAGTGCATCGTGCGCGTGCTCGCCGGGGAGCCCGACCACCGCGACGACATCCTCACCGACCGGGAACGCGCCGACGGCATGTTCACCACGTGCTCGTCCCGGGCACTCTCACCGACTCTGGAGCTGGACCTGTGA
- a CDS encoding nuclear transport factor 2 family protein, with translation MSQSDNDRHEIRQLVENWALWRDAGDWDRFATLWHPRDGWMNATWFQGSATDFIKASREGFENGVSILHFLGGHTADIVGDRAVAQTKMTINQRASINGVEVDVVCTGRFYDFLARHQGRWTLVRRQPVYEQDRLDVVDPAASLTLDPHLLNRFPTGYRHLAYLQTKAGFTVKQGLPGLTGTAVEQLYAEGKQWLTQA, from the coding sequence ATGTCGCAGAGCGACAACGACCGCCACGAGATCCGGCAACTCGTCGAGAACTGGGCGCTGTGGCGCGACGCCGGGGACTGGGACCGCTTCGCCACCCTCTGGCACCCACGCGACGGCTGGATGAACGCCACCTGGTTCCAGGGCAGCGCCACCGACTTCATCAAAGCCAGCCGTGAGGGCTTCGAGAACGGCGTCAGCATCCTCCACTTCCTCGGCGGACACACCGCCGACATCGTCGGCGACCGGGCCGTCGCCCAGACGAAGATGACCATCAACCAGCGCGCGAGCATCAACGGCGTCGAGGTCGACGTCGTCTGCACCGGCCGCTTCTACGACTTCCTCGCCCGCCACCAGGGGCGCTGGACCCTCGTACGCCGGCAGCCGGTCTACGAGCAGGACCGGCTCGACGTCGTCGATCCCGCCGCCTCACTCACGCTGGACCCTCACCTCCTGAACCGGTTCCCGACCGGTTACCGGCACCTGGCCTACCTGCAGACCAAGGCGGGTTTCACAGTGAAACAGGGTCTCCCGGGCCTCACCGGCACAGCAGTCGAACAGCTCTACGCGGAAGGCAAGCAATGGCTGACACAAGCCTGA
- a CDS encoding dioxygenase produces the protein MATYVNPASARTDGTDAIHREVPPEQQAVEQRLLDDVVASFGGCGDQRLKELMVGLIGHLHSFIREVRLTEEEWGAAIDFLTRAGHITDDVRQEFILLSDTLGASMQTINVNNQAYQGATEATVFGPFFVEDAPRIDLGQDMAFGAPGEPCWVEGTVTDTDGRPLAGARIEVWEADEDGLYDVQYDAGKRAGRAHLFTAADGTYRFWGLTPTPYPIPNDGPVGQMLDAVGRSPLRAAHLHFMVSHEGARTLVTHIFPEGDPIGRKDTVFGVKDSLVKRFEQQPAGAPTPDGRVIDGTWSRVRFDIVLAPGDV, from the coding sequence ATGGCTACCTACGTCAACCCCGCCTCGGCCCGGACCGACGGCACTGACGCGATCCACCGCGAGGTGCCGCCGGAGCAACAGGCGGTCGAGCAGCGGCTCCTCGACGACGTCGTGGCCTCTTTCGGCGGCTGCGGGGACCAGCGGCTGAAGGAACTCATGGTCGGTCTGATCGGGCACCTGCACTCCTTCATCCGCGAGGTGCGGCTCACCGAGGAGGAATGGGGAGCGGCGATCGACTTCCTCACCCGGGCCGGGCACATCACCGACGACGTCCGGCAGGAGTTCATCCTGCTGTCCGACACCCTCGGCGCGAGCATGCAGACGATCAACGTCAACAATCAGGCCTACCAGGGCGCCACCGAGGCGACCGTCTTCGGACCGTTCTTCGTCGAGGACGCCCCCCGCATCGACCTCGGCCAGGACATGGCCTTCGGGGCCCCGGGCGAGCCCTGCTGGGTCGAGGGCACCGTCACCGACACCGACGGCCGCCCGCTCGCCGGTGCCCGGATCGAGGTCTGGGAGGCCGACGAGGACGGGCTCTACGACGTGCAGTACGACGCCGGCAAACGCGCCGGCCGCGCGCACCTGTTCACCGCGGCCGACGGCACCTACCGCTTCTGGGGCCTCACGCCGACGCCGTACCCCATCCCGAACGACGGGCCTGTCGGTCAGATGCTCGACGCGGTGGGCCGCTCGCCGCTGCGCGCGGCCCACCTGCACTTCATGGTCTCCCACGAGGGGGCGCGCACCCTGGTGACCCACATCTTCCCCGAGGGAGACCCGATCGGCCGCAAGGACACCGTCTTCGGCGTCAAGGACTCGCTGGTCAAACGGTTCGAGCAGCAGCCCGCGGGTGCACCGACGCCCGACGGGCGTGTCATCGACGGCACGTGGAGCCGGGTCCGCTTCGACATCGTCCTCGCTCCCGGGGACGTGTGA